TGTTTTTCGAAAATCAAATCCGACGGTTGGTTTGCTGaatacgtcaaaataacaaatatgccaacgttttcagcaaatacatatacaatgattaaaaatattagataaatttatttaggttaaattcaatgtttacgTGATATGTCTGCCTCGAAGGTGTATATATAGTAATGTTACAAtctattgcagatcataaccacaaaatacacGGAAGTTACTGTAGGTTAATACActattttgaaattaaattttaatatgtacactaaatatataaaattttgatgttttttacgaGTGTTtgaattagataattactataggtttttATAATTCTCTCTTAGACATTTTCACATTACAATGCCAACACGGAAATGAATGAATGTTGTATGGCGGGAGTCCACTGTATTTGTAAATCAAAGTTGgacaatatacagtcaaacatggataactcgtccacggatagctcgaacacatggttaattcgaacatttcctttggtccgttcccacgtaatgataaattgctatagataactcgaactcaacactgttaattcgaactgtttttttgcccaacagctaccgaaacggttgttttcgctttaggaaatcactttattcaaagccatagaggtaaacttcgtcttttcgtaattcataagcgtcgttattaccaccatcggcaaaatagttttgtcaacgacttttctaaaagtttggtgaaatttgatttatactgcgatacgatgaatagcacgggttagccgggtcacgcgcgcaagaattttcgccacgcacatacaaaacaaaaatcgcatgttgttttgtatgtgcgtggcgaaaatccttgagtgcgtgactcggctagcccgtgatgaatagttttccgacgttgattccgtgttgaatcaacatcGGAATGTTGAaggtttaaaacgtcttaaaaaatgttgtaattaaacgtatacgttgtctgagctacaaaaaactattcatcgtttgacctaaacacagactacgtgtgtacattcaataagtatctattaaaaaagcgtgagtgatatagaatgtaccgtagaacctcgtaaaacttctaattagactgcctcggagtgttgctcttaacgaatcccaggtaaagtatcggaatctgcataaacttcaagaaaaaatggcaaaattgatcgtaggtaaaaccccaaaagaaaaaaatgtcttttcttttgagcatttcaacaacgatcaagttttacctatgtcaatctgaaaaacgtcctggcaataacatcacctcaaacaacaaaccaatctcaagtgatagaaaaatctctatactttttcatgaaaacgttttaaactttacattagaagcatttaatttgaaacaagccatttgtgcttttgatttatattatagtttgtatatgtacatgtatctactaataaataagtaaatatatggacttgtgacagtgctctgataacttgaatgctctgataattcgaacacttttgctcggtcccttgaagttcgagttatccatgtttgactgtatgcaATTCTAAAAGTTGGAAAATATCGTACATTTTAATTACAATCCCTGGCCAAAAATCTCTCAATGGCACAGCATTAGATGATACACAGCACATTGGTTTGTCTCATTAGTGTACATTCTTGATTCAACTCGAAATGCCAAAAGACAAACCGAGTGCGACAAGCAGGACTTATTCTAGCATTCTGAATATTATTTCAACAGCATGCACTGTGAAATTGTACGAATGAATGCGCTAGAATCAATTGGATTTCAGCTATCCCACTTACAGCACTGAGTGATCGCATTAGCTACAGTAACATCTCTGTATTCTCTGTACATGTTGTGTGTACCAGATCTACTGTCATAACGCAGCCAAACACCAAAGTTTTTTACCACAGTTGGTTTCTTTTCATAGACCTACAACATACGGCATTGTATTACTTGTTGATAAGTAATGCATGAACGCTTTACCATACCAAAATATAGCTGTTTTTTTTCACTTTGTTCTACCTTGTTTCAACTCACAGTGCGATTGTCCACTGCAAGAGCGACAAGATAGAGTCACTTTTGCATTTTTGATTAAGCCCTGCCGTTACATGCAACAGAGCTTAGTACAAATGCCACACAAACTACAACATATTTGAAATGACAATACAATAAAGCCATGAGTGATGGATGCAACAATGAATACAGTTATTAATCCGACAAACATTGCAATATGGATATCTGATATCAAATCTTAAAGGGCCATGTTCAATACGGGCAGCCACACCAACTTTCACATGCTGAATAACACTCGATTCAAACAAGACAATCTTTTGATCTTTCTCTACCTGGGTAATTTCAAGAATTTCACTGTTGGTTTTCTTGATTTTTTTGAGCATCTTGGCGAAGTACCAGAATCTGCTTACAGCAACGACTCTATCTGGAGCGAAGATTCTCATTTGATAAATTGGAGGCTTTGGGGCAGCATCGGTAGGGATTTTTCGCCCCACTACCCGGTATTCTTTCAACTAAAAAGACAATAAGAAATTCACATAGTTACACCAAATCAATAAAGTGTAatactaattataataaatacgGAAAAAACTGGCTATAATTGTGATAGGATTATTACCGAAGCTGAGTTGAGTACGAATGCGCACAAATATCTGGAACTATTTTGAGTTTTAGAGCGTCACCAAAATCTACTCTCTAGTTTTGACATTATGCAGATAAATTATACTACACAATCATGACGACTGATAAAAATAGTTGCGTCTATGACAAAAACTACACTTGTTTGCGTACAAGCAACTATTAAGTAAAATCTGCTTTTACTTACATCCCCCTTAGCCTTCATTTTGTTACCACGCGAGGCAAAAGAAAGAACACGTGACCCTAATTTTTGACGACCCCAATTTTACTTTaccaattgtaaaatatattttggttctTTTATTTCATGGGGAAATAAGTCTGCAAAGCCATAGAAAGATGTTTTTACTCACGAATATGTAATCGTAACTGaatacatattctatgaataTGCTGCAAAGACCGTTGTTCTGAAAATATTAACTTTTTTGATGGAGACGAAAAGGGAGAGCTTCAACATATTCTTTGGCGTTAGTTGAGAATTCCGGCTACAATATATCATAATGCGATGTCGAAAATAGTTTTGGCAGCCGCACGTGCCTGTTTCTACTAGGCTTACAAGTTCATTGTACGCGATATTTTATTTCCAATGAaattgaaagttcatctactcTCCTTCTATAGTGGAATTTATCGTTCTTTTGTGTAGAATTTAGGTTTTTTGACGTTCATTAAACGATGTTGAATATTTTTAGTACACTAATTTTCTTCGCTTTCTTTGTAATTACTCAAAGGTTTACTCACAATCAAAGAAATGGAAAGTATCAGAGGCATTAACATACCCGCCAACTCTCTCGCATTGGGTGTGAGATTTACGCAATTACCCCATGCCTCACGCCCgtgtcacgcaattgccccttttacccgagcaaacctgtttttttttgccccaatctttaagtagtaatcatatacttactactaatagacaactatttataaacatatttgtggtATTAtcatctatcaataacctccACGACATGTGGTTTCTAtatggagttatattatttttcgCTGAGATGTTTTTATacgctatgaaaatttaccccacttatcaaatcctcgcgttttcattgccccccaaaatagactctcactcctTTTTCCACtcagggttggcaggtctgggcATTACCAATTAAATGCTACTGTAAACCAACAGTAATTTAAAGCAATGAGCAGATAGATTGGTTGTTTGGTGCCGGTTGTTTTAAGGCAGTTGTTGTCATTGTTAGTGTTATGCCCACACAGTGAGAGGGCGTCACAAAATAGAGGACAGAGCATCTCCATAGCAGAATATAGCAACAAtacattttaattcattttgatTTGACAAGCAGTTAATCATCACACGGATGTATTAACTTTACTGCTACAGATAGTTATAACTGCCCCCAACGGTAACTTTGTATTTTTTATGTGTTGTTTCACTTTAACTTACCTCTGATGAAGTAGAACACCGATGGTGTAGTGAGTGTGCCTCGTATTTTTAAAGGTGTACTATGATATATTTGGTCTGAGGTTCAGTAATGCTGCTGATCATGTTTAGCTGTCAGTTGGGCAGCCCCTCATTACGCGTATGGTCCTTGGTAAAAAGCTTTGGTACTaagtaccctacaggatgaaaatatttgttggttataaaaattcgcgatttcgcaaaCATTCAATTCtgcaaattattaaattccgtgaataattagttctatttttaatcacaagggagaataactactgcatcaaattaaaaactagctgctaggctagtttttaatataaatactaagcgtagttgagttccaaaacatttttaatatcattgcctgggctttgagctaacatcattgccaatgcatcacatttctttacaaaattattcaaggttgtcacaagatatgtagaatggcgtcatcacaaaaatagctgctaggcagaagtactaaacgtagccgagttccaaaacttctttaaaatcatcgccgggcttcgagttttattgccattgcatcaaactttacaaaattattcaaggttttcacaagttattcggcatggcttcgtcatcgcaaaaaatcttttttagtctttttacattgaaatcaactccatcaatctctaataccgaagttgaggacaatcatgattctgatctggacattatggtatgtacttgatttgcagtgcagatacgtttgtttccataattaactgcattagttaattcttttttaaaaaaactgatccctttcattaaatacttcagctattgtttttgtacttccttaacacttattaatattttttcttttttgtgtttactgcagattgagaatgaaacaacctactccgattacgaaaactagagacaagtagtgatATTcgtcaaggcaggaatattggcagagaagcaaccagtcaacctagacccctttatcaacaacaactccttgatatcgctgcagcaaacatgattaaattatatattttatttcatgtatagatatattataatttattacaaacttgagtgtacaaataaaattttacaaatgatgaatggagtaaatataaacagtttagtctatacggcggttgtctagagcaataaaattaaactgatacttttgataagtgaatactagcgtgtaatggtgctctcggactagttattttggtaatagcagttCTATATCGTTGTCACTGTCTTAGGTAGATGtaaaaggcgattctctcgctactacatggctggtaaggaagttatcatcagaactctcctcgtggcttactattgcaaggTTTCTCCAATTGGCCAAAGATTTGCGCTCGTAAAggcatttttgttcctttttttaaacagatatattctcctcgtaagtagctacagtcacttctacctcaatttccagacctccctgaatgattggtgatcttctaagaatgacatataccacccttgcagtcattgcgcttgcgtgtatgatgaaaaatctctctctcacactagaacaaataatgaagcggtaggaatggaaaaaataaatattgcgttttaccgaagaaccaaagtaaaattcaactaatttaataaatggttttgaaaaaactcattacttaccacaaattgttggttcatcaaaggcctccaaatctatgaatattcgtaatAACCTCTGAGCGCagcaaagaatttatagcttagcacgattcATCTGTAGTTGtgagctaaatagaaaacgaaacacgcaatgcgcGCATGCATAGGGTTAACTCTCTtggtagacgtaatagagttaactcttcatagagagtgacagttttcagccgcgaataaattaatccgcgaatatgcatgaaattgcaattttcgcgaaatttaactccgcgaataaattcatcctgtagggtttTTGGTGTTCTACTCTTCATAAACATGTTAACACACATAcaagaactacatgtatattgctaaAATTTCCTTTTAGCTATGTTTTCAACTGCTACAACTTTATTTATTGAACTTAGGCGTCAACTAACGGGggtggcatgcttctgtcaagGATGACAATGCTTGGATTGTGTTTCACTTTCATCTCTGAGATTTGCTCAGTCGTTGCAGCCCAAGCTTTTCTAATGTTTTTTGTGCATCAGCTTTGCAGCCAGCATGCAGCGAGCTCCGCCAGTTAGGTCTGTTCCAGGAGGCAGAGGTTCATGTCTCAGGCTGCATGAAGAAGTCTTTCAGGTCTCGTTTCAAGACATCCTTGAACCGAAAACGAGGTCTGCCTGTTTGGCCGGTTCCATTTTCCAACACACCATGAAGAATCATGTGTGGGATTCTCATGCTTGGCATACGGTTGACATGCCCTGCCCATCGAAGCCAGATGAACTTCAGTCTAGATGAGAGGGGGCCTGAGCCAGTCTGCATGAACAGTTCTTCATTTGTCATCTTGTCCTCCCACGTTTTACCGAGAATAAATCTTAGGTTACGAGTGTGGAAGGCACTGATCTTCGATTCCTGTGGTTGGTAGGTGGCCCATGTTTCAGTACTGTATAGAAGGATACTGAGAGCACATGCCTCATACACACGAACTTTGGTTTTGATACCTATGTGTCGGTTATTCCATACACGCTTGGTTAGTCTGCCAAAGGCGGTGGAGGCAATTCCTAGTCTTGTGGAGATTTCATTGTCTACAGCTGTGTTCTTTGAGAGACATGACCCAAGATAAGTGAATTTCTCAACATCCTGCAGGTTAGTGTCATCTATTGAGAATACATGGGGGTCAGAAGCTTGTGACATAGTCAGTCTTTTTCAAACTAATCTGCAGTCCAAAGCGCGGGCAGGATACAGTGAAATGGTTGAGCATAAACTGCAGGTCTTCTGGGGAGGAGGCCCATATTGCTGCATCATCAGCATATAACAGTTCCTTGATGACAAACTTCTCAGTAAGAGAGCGCGCTTTATGGCGGGCAAGATTGAAGAAGTTTCCATCATCACGTGTGAGGAGTGATACACCACTGGATTGGTGAAGTTGTCTGTCAGTCACTTTCAACACATACGAGAAGTATATGCCAAAGAGGGTTGGGGCAAGGACGCAACCTTGCTTGACACCTCGTTTTATGGGAAATTCATCGGAGAGCTGACCATCGAACTGTACTCGAACTTGCATTCCATAGTGGAATGACTCAATTAGGACAAGAAGAGTGGGAGGACAGCCAGTCTTCCTGAGAACTGTGAACAGGGAACCTTGGTCGACAAGGTCAAACGCTTCAGTTAGATCAACAAAACCCATATATAGAGGCACTCTCCGTTCCCGAGATTTCTCTTGGAGTTGACGGACAGCGAATATCATATCAGTGGTTGAGCGTCCTGATCTAAAACCGCACTGTGATTCAGGGTATACATCTTCAGCTATTCTGAGCAGTCTTGATAGAAGTATTCTTGCCAGTAATTTTCCTGTCACACTGAGAAGGGAGATACCGCGGTAATTGTTGCAGTCACCTCTCTCTCCCTTGTTTTTTTAGAGTGTAGAGATCTTAGCATCCTTGAAAGCTTGGGGGACTGACTTCGTAGCCCAGCTGTTAGTTATGAGTATGTGTATTTGCTTGAATAACGAGTTTGGTCCCACTTTGAAAAGTTCGGGCGGACTCGCATCCATGCTAGCAGCTTTACCCAAGTGCAGGTCTTTGATGGACCTAACAACTTCGTCAAGGTCAAGCGGCTCGTCTAGGTCTAATCTGACTGGTAAACCAGGCAGTCTGTCTATAAACTCTGTCAGCATTTCCTTCGGAACCATAAAGTTCACTGTAGTGTTCAATCCATCTGTCTAGCTTTGCATCTCTGTTCTCAATAACTGttccatctttctttttcaAAACTCCTCCAGTTTTGTTTTGTTGGTCTCGTAGCCACTGTGAGAGCCCTGAACATCTCCTTTATGTTACCAGAGTCTCTGGCTCCTTCGATGCTGGTGCAGAGAGCGTCCCAGTAAGTCTGCACGCACAGTCTCACGGTCCTCTGAGCTTCACTTTTTGCTGAGCGGTAGTCAACGATGGTTTGTCTTGTAGCCTGGGATTTGTACTTTAACATAACAGCTCGTTTCCTCTCAAGAGCAGGTGCTAGGAGTTCACGAGCGTGGCTATACCAGTCAGGATCTTGCCTTTTTTTCAGACCAAAGGCCTCTAAACCCGCATTGTGGATTGAAGAGCTTAGTTGCTCCCAGTGTTCTTCAGGGGATATGTGAGTATTCATAGCAGCTATCTTCTTATCAAGTGATTGATGATAACACTCCTGAAGCCTTTGGTTCCAGATGTTTGACACATCTATCTTCTTTGATGCCTTGATTTGATTATGGTATGGTCTTGGCTCAAGACGCAGCTTTGACACCACAAGGCTGTGGTCAGAGTTGCAGTCAGCGCTGTGATATGATCGTGTGTTGAGGAATTCTACTTTATGCTTAGATCTGGTGATCACGAAGTCAAATTGATGCCATTTCTTTGAACGAGGATGACACCATGACACTTTTCTGTGTGGTTTCCCCGGAAATAGGGTGTTGGTGACAACCAGGTTGTTTCTGCAGCATAGTTGTAATAGACGCTGTCCATTCTCATTTATGTTGCCAACATCAAAGTGTCCAATGCATTCGGGCAGCTAGAATGATCCTCACCAATCCTTGCGTTGAAATCACCTAGAAGAATTACTCTTTCCGAGATGGAGGCTTTGTGGATGGTGTCTTCCAGGGTGTGGTAAAAGCAGTCTTTATCATCAGTGCTTGCAGCTAAAGTTGGGGCATAAGCATTGACAGCGAAAATTGTACCTTGCTTGGTGTtgactttgagcactgatatgcGATCATTGACACCAGAGGGTGTTTGTGAGCTACAGAGCAGTCGGTTGGATATCGCAAAGCCAGTACCATAGATTCTTGACTCCTCAGGTGCTCTGCCAAACCAGAAGAAGGTATAGTTTGCCTCCTTGATTGTACCAGTGCCGGCTAGGCGTGTTTCCTGCAATGCAGCAATGTCTACACCACGGCGAGAGAGCTCCGAACCTATGGTAGCTGTTTTCCTGATAGTAGTATTCTCTGGGTCTAAATCTTTGTCTGTTGACATTCCGGTCATCATCGTTCTGACGTTCCAGGTTGCAAtagtcatttttgttttctgAGGTGAAGTTGAGCAGATATACCAGAGCACCTCCTCTGGTATTCCGTTGGTGGACTGGAGCACCTTATTGACCAGGGGCTGCCTGGTTTAAAGCGGGCGGTAGTTACCATAGGCC
Above is a window of Watersipora subatra chromosome 3, tzWatSuba1.1, whole genome shotgun sequence DNA encoding:
- the LOC137389707 gene encoding large ribosomal subunit protein eL20-like, coding for MKAKGDLKEYRVVGRKIPTDAAPKPPIYQMRIFAPDRVVAVSRFWYFAKMLKKIKKTNSEILEITQVYEKKPTVVKNFGVWLRYDSRSGTHNMYREYRDVTVANAITQCYRDMGARHRARAHSIQIMKVERVSSSKCRRPNIKQFHNMNIKFPLPHRVIKDHNAPLFSTKRPQTHFL